The following proteins are encoded in a genomic region of Sorangiineae bacterium MSr12523:
- a CDS encoding glycosyl hydrolase family 18 protein, with product MFTIRFYLFTILVAFAMVAIGHDATAEELANGLTATFTKSSDWGSGYEGKYTIANAGTTAITSWTVEFDLPTGHRVASLWDGSYTASGQHVTVKSTWNGNVGPGGSASFGFNVAYSGGYSAPSGCKINGGACEDGGPTNPPGAPGTPGTPSVTSVTNSSISLAWGASSGTVTGYRVYEGTAVSATVTGTSTTISGLSACATRTYTVAAYNNAGESVKSGAVTGTTSGCTQGPLPKHFLTGYWHNFVNPAVELKLRDVPAEYDVIAIAFAEASATPGTVTFGVDSGLSSALGGYSNADFKADVQTLKSRGKKIILSVGGEAGRVSVSDSASATNFANSVRSIMSEYGFDGVDIDLENGLNPTYMAQALRSLRSQVGSSLIITMAPQTIDMQSTGASYFQLALNIKDILTVVHTQYYNSGSMLGCDQAQAYSQGSINFITALACIQLENGLRPDQVALGLPAGTGAANGGVVAPSVVNNALDCLARGTNCGSFKPPHTYAAIRGAMTWSINWDVSNGNNFARTVRPHLDTLP from the coding sequence ATGTTCACCATTCGATTTTATCTCTTCACCATTCTCGTGGCCTTTGCCATGGTCGCTATTGGCCATGACGCGACGGCGGAGGAGTTGGCCAATGGGCTGACGGCGACGTTCACCAAATCGTCGGATTGGGGATCGGGCTACGAAGGCAAATACACGATTGCCAATGCGGGAACGACCGCCATCACGTCGTGGACCGTGGAGTTCGATCTTCCGACGGGCCACCGCGTGGCTTCGCTCTGGGATGGCTCCTACACCGCGAGCGGGCAGCACGTAACGGTGAAGAGCACGTGGAATGGGAACGTGGGGCCCGGTGGATCGGCCAGCTTTGGATTCAATGTCGCCTACTCCGGCGGGTATTCGGCGCCCAGCGGGTGCAAGATCAACGGCGGCGCGTGCGAGGACGGCGGCCCCACCAATCCGCCCGGGGCACCGGGCACGCCCGGCACGCCCAGCGTCACCAGCGTGACCAATTCGTCCATTTCCCTGGCGTGGGGCGCCTCCTCGGGCACCGTCACCGGATACCGCGTTTACGAGGGCACCGCCGTGAGCGCCACCGTCACGGGCACCTCGACGACCATCTCGGGCCTCTCGGCCTGCGCCACGCGCACGTACACCGTGGCCGCGTACAACAATGCCGGCGAATCGGTGAAAAGCGGCGCCGTCACGGGCACCACCAGCGGCTGCACGCAGGGGCCACTGCCGAAGCACTTCCTCACCGGCTATTGGCACAACTTCGTCAACCCCGCCGTGGAGCTCAAACTGCGTGACGTTCCCGCGGAATACGACGTGATTGCCATTGCCTTCGCCGAGGCGAGCGCCACCCCTGGGACGGTGACCTTTGGCGTCGATTCGGGACTTTCCAGCGCGCTGGGCGGCTACAGCAATGCCGACTTCAAGGCCGACGTGCAAACCCTGAAGTCGCGCGGGAAGAAGATCATCCTCTCCGTCGGCGGCGAGGCTGGGCGCGTCAGCGTGAGCGACAGCGCCTCGGCGACGAACTTCGCCAACAGCGTGCGCTCCATCATGAGCGAATACGGATTCGACGGCGTCGACATCGATTTGGAGAATGGACTCAATCCCACATACATGGCGCAGGCCCTGCGCTCGCTGCGATCGCAGGTGGGCTCGAGCCTCATCATCACCATGGCGCCGCAGACCATCGACATGCAGTCCACCGGTGCGTCGTATTTCCAGCTCGCGTTGAACATCAAAGACATTCTCACGGTGGTGCACACGCAATACTACAATTCGGGCTCCATGCTCGGTTGCGATCAGGCGCAAGCCTATAGCCAGGGCTCCATCAATTTCATCACCGCCCTCGCCTGCATCCAATTGGAGAACGGATTGCGCCCCGACCAGGTGGCACTTGGTCTTCCGGCAGGCACCGGCGCGGCCAATGGCGGCGTCGTAGCTCCGTCGGTGGTGAACAATGCGCTCGATTGCCTCGCGCGCGGCACGAATTGCGGCAGCTTCAAACCGCCGCATACCTATGCGGCAATCCGCGGTGCGATGACCTGGTCCATCAATTGGGACGTCAGCAACGGCAACAACTTCGCACGCACCGTGCGGCCTCACCTCGACACGCTCCCCTGA